A single window of Colletes latitarsis isolate SP2378_abdomen chromosome 6, iyColLati1, whole genome shotgun sequence DNA harbors:
- the LOC143342974 gene encoding uncharacterized protein LOC143342974: MLLFAVFLPLLAAAPLNPSLENYALDIENGTLRNVRFSGDAVESLDLSNMGILRLEKNALDDVANLKSLNLANNSLKSLPEFVFSNLTNLEYLNLAENELSSLENLFVRLERLRVLNVSCNPVMHLRRGHLFGLTKSTTILTGGNVFWSISTGTFTNSFLKNEEEAKQLDKMKAEADIEQRNREKEKTMETNKEDAALELQCSPPNKIPLAEDLTLKLCMPDKMIVSLEPLEEGTKIAAGSQCIEVPVNAKEKKVSLRGLGIKGFHERWYQLQFLPIVSLDLSHNDIAEISKEMLNDLPEDLIYVNLMENNIRGIYDQVIENRHLRMMNLKNNLVGNIEEGALRKTNLTRLFLAGNQLDDLSFVSSLPQTLTELVLSGNQIAAIPDGAFLNLPDLVFLNLANNKITQLQDNVFKNLDSLRMLILTSNSLHRIEPSAFRDLKQLTTLYLHRNSLTKLEKGTFAELGNLKDLNLAWNKFKAITRGTFACLPPSLDFLHVDYNEIDSLEAGSFDGVPRVTLSLTGNKISNIPRGTFNLPTLRDLHLNNNTLTTIDGDSYEGLPQLTRLWLTENRIDEISKGSCKNLASLNVLDISRNPFQRLENGALYGLSSARGNFLYIYNNQLTEIQGGVFDDV, translated from the coding sequence ATGTTGCTCTTCGCCGTGTTCCTGCCATTGTTGGCAGCGGCGCCACTGAACCCGTCTCTGGAGAACTACGCGTTGGACATCGAGAACGGGACCCTGAGGAACGTACGATTTTCCGGCGACGCCGTCGAGAGCCTCGATCTCTCGAACATGGGAATCCTGAGGTTGGAGAAGAACGCGCTGGACGACGTGGCTAACCTAAAGTCCCTGAATCTGGCGAACAACTCCCTCAAGTCCCTCCCGGAGTTCGTGTTCTCGAACCTGACCAACCTGGAGTATCTGAACCTGGCCGAGAACGAACTCTCCAGCTTGGAGAACTTGTTCGTCCGGCTGGAGAGGCTTCGCGTGCTGAACGTTTCCTGCAATCCCGTGATGCACCTACGCAGAGGGCATCTTTTCGGCCTGACAAAGTCCACGACGATACTGACCGGCGGGAACGTGTTCTGGAGCATCAGCACGGGCACGTTCACGAACTCGTTCCTGAAGAACGAGGAAGAGGCGAAGCAGCTGGATAAAATGAAGGCGGAGGCCGACATCGAGCAGAGGAACCGAGAGAAGGAGAAGACGATGGAGACGAACAAGGAGGACGCGGCTCTCGAGCTTCAGTGCTCGCCGCCGAACAAGATACCGTTGGCGGAGGACCTGACTTTGAAGTTGTGCATGCCGGACAAGATGATCGTGTCGTTGGAGCCTTTGGAGGAGGGCACTAAGATCGCGGCTGGTAGCCAGTGCATAGAGGTGCCCGTGAACGCGAAAGAAAAGAAGGTGAGCCTGCGGGGTTTGGGCATCAAAGGGTTCCACGAACGCTGGTACCAGCTGCAGTTCCTACCGATAGTCTCCTTGGatctatcccacaacgacatagCCGAGATCTCCAAGGAGATGCTCAACGATCTACCGGAGGACCTGATCTACGTGAACCTTATGGAGAACAACATCAGAGGTATCTACGACCAAGTGATCGAGAACAGGCACCTGAGGATGATGAATCTCAAGAACAACCTCGTAGGAAACATAGAGGAAGGGGCTCTTCGGAAGACGAACCTGACCCGTCTGTTCCTCGCTGGCAATCAACTGGACGATCTGTCCTTCGTCTCCAGTCTGCCCCAAACTCTCACGGAACTGGTACTGTCCGGCAATCAGATCGCCGCGATACCTGACGGCGCCTTCCTGAACCTTCCGGATTTGGTGTTCttgaacctggccaacaacaagaTCACCCAGTTGCAAGACAACGTATTCAAGAACCTGGACTCTCTGCGTATGCTCATCCTGACGAGCAACAGTCTGCATCGGATCGAACCTTCGGCGTTCAGGGATCTGAAGCAGCTGACCACGCTATACCTTCATCGAAACTCGCTGACCAAGCTGGAGAAAGGGACGTTCGCCGAACTGGGGAACCTGAAGGACCTGAATCTAGCCTGGAACAAGTTCAAGGCGATCACCAGAGGCACGTTCGCGTGTCTGCCGCCATCTCTCGACTTCCTGCACGTCGACTACAACGAGATCGATAGTCTGGAGGCGGGCAGCTTCGACGGTGTTCCGCGAGTCACCCTGTCTCTGACCGGGAACAAGATTTCGAACATTCCGAGGGGTACCTTCAACCTGCCGACGCTTCGTGACTTGCATCTGAACAACAACACTCTGACGACCATCGACGGTGACAGCTACGAGGGACTGCCACAGCTAACGCGGCTTTGGCTCACCGAGAATCGGATCGACGAGATATCGAAAGGCTCCTGCAAGAATCTCGCCAGCCTGAACGTGCTGGACATCTCGCGGAATCCGTTCCAACGACTGGAGAACGGCGCCCTCTACGGACTGAGCTCGGCCAGAGGCAATTTCCTGTACATTTACAACAATCAGCTGACGGAAATCCAGGGCGGGGTGTTCGACGATGTTTAA